The Oncorhynchus mykiss isolate Arlee chromosome 10, USDA_OmykA_1.1, whole genome shotgun sequence nucleotide sequence atcagtttctgacctcactaatgctcttgtgccagggacctcacgatatgtATTGCATTCAATACTGTTATTTTGTTGCGATTCAATGTTCCAAACATAATGCTCAAAGgtacaagagagagccatgataaAACAAGTTTTGATTTGTCATGGAATTAAAAGTGCAAAAAAAATGGCTTCCTATTCAGAAAGAAGAAACAAGCTATGAAGCCAGAGTAATGGTGCAGGTACACCCACTGGTGCAACAATGATATTCAGATATGTAACTGTACCCACCCCCCATCACTAGTTTTGTATCCATCTGTCTAACATCTGCCCCTCTTGGTGTCTCTGTTCCTCCAGGCCACTGTTTGCATGCAGAAAGAGCAGGATGCGAAAGCACTGGCTGAGTGCCTCACTCTCACCATACGGGAACACCCCATCTCTGTCTCCGACCAGGTTTGTCCCTTCCTGCTTACCGTACCAAAGccacctcagctcccagctgGGTGTTCAGCCACTGGATTGAATATCATAGAATTGGCTCATGACAGAAAGAGGAGAAATTAAATATAAAGAAAGGTGATGATTGATCAAATTAAatctgtttttttctttgttttacaGAATGGCGAGGAGGAGCTTACTTCCTCCATACCTGTCATTATAAAGGGGTAAGTATTATGCATTACCTGTGTATACTAGGGTTATCTTTGTCCCCTGAACTTTGCCACTTGTGTGTTATTACGGAGGCAGTTGTTCACACATTTCACTACTCTCTATATAGAGAAGTGATCGGTGCTCCCAAGACACCTGCAGCCCCCAACGAGGCCAACTTGACCGTCAAAGTCCCAGGTAATAAAAAACATACACTTAATGTTCTTttggaatgcatcccaaatggcaccctcttccctatatcgTGCATTGTGTTCTgctcaaaagtattgcactaaatAGCAAATAGGGTGCCAGCCTTAGATGTCTTGATTAATATACAACTAATGATGTTTGATAGACCTGATCAATAAGAGTTGTGAAATGTAACATTatacttttttccccccacaGAAGCCAGCGTTGGTCAGAAGAATTCAAATGAGGTGCTTTATTTTTGTTCATCTGTCTCTTATTTGCCAGTATGTCTATTACAATTTTATTAAGTATTTCGATCTTATATATCACATCTACAGAAATACAAGTAAGTGACGGCTGTCCCGTGCCGAACGcagcaggtgtagactttactgtgaaagcTCTTATCCAGCAATGGAGTTAAGAAAAGATTTACTacaaaaacaaaagtaaaaaaatacCGGAAGAAAATTACGTAACAGATCATAAACATCGAgtggcagcagtgtaaaaatgagaggggggggttcaatgtaaatagtctgggtggccatttgattaattgttcaacagtcttgtggcttgggggtagaagctgttaggaGCCTTTTATTCCTTGACTTGGCGCTtcagtaccacttgctgtgcggtagcagagagaacagtattaCTTGggagattttttgggggggtgatggggggcttcctctgacaccacctagtatataggtcctgggtgTTGGGAATTTTAGTGTTCCAGCATATAGTGTTTCAGTTCATCTTTAACACTTttaaaacaataaaaaacagctagtcagccagccagccagtcagcagtGTCTGAGCTGTAAGATTAAATGGGTTTCCCAACAGATACACAGGGAGCAGGTGAAGccacagaggaagaggaagaggggctgTAGAGCGGGACAGCTCGAGAGACTCAAAAGACTACAGAGGGAAAACAAGGTGCAGAACTGAGCTGATATCTCATAGACCCAGGCAGGGGATGCTACATTATGGAACGTTTAGATAGAAATCTATCATGTAGATTAGACTTGATTTGGCTCCGTCAGGACAGGTAGAATAGGAAATTGTGTGACTGTCAGCTCTATTCATGATATCTCTGTATACAACGTTCTGACCGTTTTCTTTTGTTACCTCACTAAATACTCCACGTCTTGATTATGACGGTCTTTGTCTCCTGTGGTTTGACCTTTTTAGAGGGGCATGGTCAAGATTACTGGACTTCCTGAAAGCGGCTGCTCCGAGATTGATATCGCAAAGCTGGCCCAGCCCTTCGGTACACCTGTCAAGATCCTCCTCATCACCAAGCCCAGTGAGGTAGGCACGCTATCCGCAATAAATCACTCACTTTCACATTATGTCGCttagggcagtgtttcccaaccctggttctccagtaccccaacaATACACCCTgtacaagcacacctgattcaacttgtcaactaatcatcaggccGTCAATGAGTTGAACTaggtgtgtttgtccagggctacaacacaaatgtgtgctgttgggtgtactggaggaccagggttgggaattTGATTCCAACGTAGGACCTGCTGAATATATTGGCGGGGTCAATGTTCTGTCAGATGCTTTGGGTAAAATAGTCAGTATAATGGCAATATCATATGATTTTCACATCGATTTTTAAACAATATAACTTGTGTGCCCAATatgactgactgtctgtttgtGGTCCTCGCCAGGCTCTGGTCACCATGCAGGATGTGGAGACAGCCCAGGAGATGGTGAAAGTTTACACCGACATGCCTGTCTGCATCAACGACTCTGTTCTGAACATGAGCCTGCTTCCAAACCTCCTGGTGGACTTCAACAGACCGGTAAGATGCTGTGTCTTGACTGACGGATCCCTATTAGGGCCTCAACCGTGCATCTCCAGCGTCCTCTGTTCTGGGCAGTTTTCTTCACTTAATTCCAGCTGGTTGCTGCAAAGTATGATAAATGTCCACTATGAAAAGAGTGTTTATGCACATTCAACTTATTCTTCTCTGATCAGGGATGACATGAAGAACTTTTCATTCCATTTTATTACCACAGGTGGCACTTTTCCATTCATTGATGGGACCCAGGAATCCTGTTAGTGTGAGTATTTTACCGTTGCTTCAGCTAACCTAAAAGGCTCTTAATAATAGCATTGTTGCCATCTCAAGGAAAAGGTAGAAAAACACAGACAATCCCAACAGATTTAAGACCTGTATGTTAAAACATGATTTAACCTAATGAAATGAATCACACCCAAGAGCATATATTATTGCAGAGTCCCTTTACCATTTCGAACAACTATTTATGAAGTTGAGCTTCTAATAATTGATACAAGTAAAGGTTTTTGTAATTGATGAATACATTTCAATGTTTCCAATACGTCCTGCAGAAGGCGGAGGTGGGAGGTGATGATGACTGGAACCGTCTCCTGGTTGTCAGTAACATCCCGGCCACGCCCTCCGGCCCAACAGAGATCCAGAAACTGGTCCAGCGCTTCGGCACAGTCCAACAGACTCTGGCACTCAAGGACAAGGTGAGGGACCTGTGggtggggaggggtgtgtgttgggggacgGGACGGGTCTTTGTGTGCATAAGTGTCTGTCAAAGGGAGGGACATCTTAGTGAGGAACGTTTAACTGTTTGTGTGTTCAAGTGTCTTGCATCTACCCTGCCTACAGTAATTCTACGCCATCCATCCAATCCTGTTTTCTTTACCCCATgcagatcatctttgagatgggAACAGCAGACATGGCCAAGAGTGTCTTCAACCGCTTCCAGAAGTTTCCCTGCATAGTTCAGAACAACAAGCTTGCCTTCTCCTGGAAACCTGATCCCAAGACTGATCTACCTAAAGTCGACATCTCCTCTGCCGGCTCAACAGCTTCAACTGATGGCAATGACTCCCAGACTGCAGAGACCACTATGCCCCCTGGTGGCCAGGAGGACTCACTGTCTCAGTCAGGATTAAAGGTGGAGTCAGGAACCGGGGTTGATACTAAGGTTGAAGGACAGGAGGTTCAGCCAGGGAATGAAGGGATAAACGTTGAAAAAGGGGTTCAAGCCACAAAGTCTCCAGCATTAGGAGGAAAGGATCAAGAGAAGGAGCCTGATGCATCTTCCTTACAGCCAGCAGGAGTGAACCAGAGAGAACCTGGAGGTCAGGGTGGAGAGGTCGTCACAGAGAAAGTTGTAGACGTTTCAACAACGGAGTCCGAAGAACCAGTCTCCTCAGATGCTACCTCCGCTCCTCAAGCTGCTAAACCAGAGACAGAGAAAATTTATGTTTCCAGTTCCACAACAGCCACCCCAGCCCCAAAAGTGATGGCAGCCATCATAGAGGCCTTACGACAGGAGAGCAGGAACAGATCCTCTACCAGGATTACCACCGACCAGGCTGCAGCTGAGAATCCTCCCGGTAAACAACCAAAAGATAAGGAGACTCCAGATGTTCAGGCTGCCCCCGCTCTACCCAGAGTGACCCCAGAGATCCTGAAGGTGCTGCTGGAGGAGTGCAGGGTCCGGTCCACCAGTAGGGCCGGCGCTGAGCAGGCCAGGAAGGAGCAGGCTCAGGCGCCCCCTGCAGGCCAAAAGCCATCCACTGGAAACCGAAGAGAccacagtggagacagggagcCTGGAAGAGAGCAGGCCACCAAGAGGAAGACCCgtgaggaggaaagggaggagagggagagggagagagcgaggagggagaggaggctgaagacccaagaggaggagaaggagaaaggaaggtgggagagagagaagaggcggTCCTACAGGGAACGGTCATCAGGATCACCGGGGTCCCGGTCCTCTATGAGGTATGAGGGGAACCGGCACAGTGGGAAGAGCGGCGCCAGGTCTGAGTCCAGGAGAGGAAACGGAGAGGAGAAACAGCAGGTATGAGAGAGGCCAGTGTGTTGGTATTCACTCTATACAGAGAGGACAAAACATTAACAATGCTTTCCATGATAGGCTTTCACCTGGAcagtctatgatcccttattgaagccacttgttaaatccacttcaatcagtgtagatgaagggggggagacggtttaaataatgattttcaagccttgagacaattgagccaTGGATTGTGTGTTTGTGCCATTGGGCAAGACCAAATATTTGTGCCTTTTGAacagggtgtggtagtaggtgccaggcacaccagtttgtgtcaaacccagcagcgttgcagttctttccatgctcaacagtttcccgttgtgtatcaagaatggtccaccactcaaaggacatccagccaacttgacacaactgtgggaagcattggagtcaacatggaccagcatccctgtgcaacgctttcaacaccttgtagagtggggggggcaactcaatattaggaaagtgatcctaatgtttggtgtactctgtgcatgtatgtatggatgtatggatggagagagaatctCCAGTGAACCAGAATGTCATATACCCATCATGAATACAGAATGCCAATATCAACTTTCCAATCATTTTGGGGAATGACTTGCCATTTTGAAGACAACGGTGGTTTTAAAGTTCCCTGTCCTGTGTTCTTTCAGGAAGAGGATGAGTTAAGTGAGAAGCACGTCCCCTTCGACATGGAAGACTTTGTGACTGTGGACGAGGTGGGGGAAGCAGCTGCGGTGCCCCGTCCTCTCTCCGAGACAACCACAGACGTGACTGAGGTTACAGAGGTGACCGTCAACGACCCTGTGACCACAGCCTCTGAGGCGGAGCAGCAGGCACCAGCTGACACTACATCAATGGAGTTGGAGGGTGAGCCTGGGACAGGTACGGGAGGACGGGAGGAAGCGCTGGACAAACGagaacagaaggaggaggggttgTCCCCAGCAACCACAGAGGGGCCGGTGAAGACTGCAGAGGGACCTGGGGACGTGACAGAGGAGACGTTTCCAGACTGTCAGGATGACGTCAAAGAGGTCAGTGTGTCCAGTCACATTCCTATTTGAGTAATCCCTTTCCTATAAGAAAGGCTTCAACTCTATAGGATTCAACAACGAGCAGGTCGGTGATAAGACTACTTCAACCGAGCAAGGGAAAAAATGAAGAGTTTTTAAAGTGTGAACACGACCCCAATCTTATCTAACATTCCTCTCCTTCAGCCTGTGGTCACTGTGCCGAAGACAAGCTGCGACGAGGTCACTGAGGAGTCCACAACCACAGACGCACCTGACGCCGCTGGAGAAGAGGAACGGGATGGACGAGTGGAGGGCCTCAACATGGGGACGTTTCTGACGGTGGACGAGGTGGGACAGGTGGAGGAGGACGGGGAGAAGAGGTCTGCTGAGAACGGTAagaaacatactgtatatcactgcTTGTCTCGTGAaagcccgtcattgtaaataaaatctGGTCTGCTGTGCTTACCTAtataaataaacatgtttttttttgtgaagatatGGTAGGAAACTGGCCAGTGGAGATGAGAAACAAACTTTATGTTAAGTCAATCTACAACATATTTGTCTGAGGAGACTGGATTTGTGTTCACTAGCGAAATGTTCTGAAATGGAAAATAAATTAGTGCTTTGGTCaagtttagttagttagttagtttagTTACCTgatatttttttctgaggtatcTATTGTCTTGTTTGCCACAGGAGGAAAAAGACTACAGGGAGAATGTTGTTTTGAGATATGGTAGCCAGCCTACTGTATGCATAGTAGTGGTTGAGTTGGCCACCTGCCTTTTTGTTAAGTGGTCAATGAATGGTAACCTGGTTTACATAGATTAGTGGTTGTGGTCATTGTAGAGGATTGGTGGTGGCGAGGTCAGATAACCAACTGTATGTTGTTGAGGTGTAATGGTACAAGCATTAGTACTGAACCGTTCGGTATGGGGACCTCAGATCGGTCTGCACTGTGAACCCAAATGAATAGATAAATAAAACATCTGTGTACCAGTCAAgtttacacacctactcattccagggtttttctttatttgtattagtttttacattgtagaatattagttaAGTCATCAAAACAATTagataacacatatagaatcatgtagtaaccaaaaaagtgttaaacaaatctacgtttatttgagattcttcaaagtatccaaccttgacagctttgcacattcttggcattctctcaaccagcgtcatacctggaatgcatttcaattaacaagtgtgccttaaGTTAATTTGTAGAATGTGTTTCGTTATTGcttttgagccagtcagttgtgttgtgacaaggtagggttgtgTCATAACGTATTGATTAATGTGACGACTGCTGTTTATAATTACGTGATTTAATGAGTCAGGTATTATTAACTTGTTAACCTgggggcaccatgggaaagttTTGGCTGAGTTTCTATTTCCCCAAATAACTCAAATAATGTCAGAATATCGATTTCACAACAGTCGCTAATTaatttcctctacagtctcattctgaatgttGCATAATCTGCACAAACCCGATTCCCACTAAAAAAAAAGTCCGTACCACACCAATTGAGTTGATAATTTTAGgttgttagtaaataaatattaatATAAGATACGGTCTaagctattgattagaacttagttcaatgaaacaggtccctagcgtgccaacacaatatgacacgtGTTGCAGAAAATGAGGATTTCAAAAGAGAAAGAGTGCACGAGAGAAAAGcacacttgggtacatttgtaaactatgcttagtttaaccctaacctttccCCGAACTGCCGCTGTTATGGGTCAGAATACAATGATGTAATTACTTGTCGAAGGTCTCTGAAGGGGTGTCTCCTCGTGGCTCGATTTCCGACTTCTCCTCTGATGGCGACACTTCTGTTGTAATCGGGTGTAACCCTCTGATTGTCCACACAATGTCGGTGTCCTTTCTCTTAATGGTCTGTTTCCTCGCCCTTGTTCTGAaagaggggtcttctgaggacggCTAATCAGCCATATAGGGGGTTCCAGCATGAGAATGAAAGCAGTGTAGTCACACGATTCCTTGGAGAGAATAACCGTGTGGTCCTGCTTGAATTTCACTCAGTCACAGCTCCTCATCCGTAGCATAGGTTGTTAAAAGGTTCCTTTGTCGTCTTCAACCTCGTGTTGCGTTTTGGTGTTACAACTAATCGCACCTTGGCTGCAGCTCGTGGTCACTTAGTTAAAATGTTAATTCTTAACTCGCATGTTTTATACCCTCGGGTCAGAAATGGGCCTTTCCGCCTTTAGGGCAAGTTCTCTGGGCGTAACTAGTTACGAGGCAAGGTCTGGATTTTACTCAGATCCAATTTatacaactaacttcacatttcatctttaaaaaataaaaaacattccctttgatctggacattttttccacacaacacacaatatgCCAACATCAAGTACTTGTTGTGAAAACTCGtcaagttacaatgttttcgaTTATAACGTCATCATTTAACTTATAATAACAAAAACAACATTCACTTTCATATTCCGTCTGTTGTCATGACTACCATTTTTTTGTCTGATGAAACATATTGTCCAAAAGTCCATTTATTGCATGTTAGGTAGGTTCTCCATAGGCCCATTCCATTCCTCCATACTGAGAGGACAAATACATTTGTCTGCTGCTTTAAGATTTACAATGGGCGTGAGGTGTCAAAAATCCCCCACCTCCATACCTCTCGATCTCTCCCCCGCTGGTGGAGACCCGAACAGGCCAGTCATGAcatgtggtatacagaagagagccctatttgggaaaagaccaaatccataatatggcaagaacagctcaaataagcaaagagaaacgacagtctatcattacttttaAGACCATAAAGGTCAGccaatgtcaagaactttgaatgtttcttcaagtgcagtcgcaaaaaccatcaagcgctatgatgaaactgtctctcataagaaaccgccacaggaaaggaagacccaaagttgcctttgctgcagaggataagttcaaagcaaagaaaccactactaatggacaccaataagaagagacttgcttgggccaaggaacacgagcaatagacattacaccggtggaaatctgtcctttgattagagttttttttgttgttggtgttgttccaacctccgtgtctttgtgagatgctgagtaggtgaactgatgatctctgcatgtgtggttcccaccgtgaagcatggaggagtagatgtgatggtgtgtgggtgctttgctggtgacagtgatttatttagaattcaaggtgcactttttatttaaacttttatttaactatgcaagtcagttaagaacaaattattatttacgatgatggcctaccccggacgacgctgggccaattgtgcaccgccctatgggactcccaattacggccAGATGTGACCCCAAATCACCCgaccccaattgagatggtttgggatgagttggaccctggagtgaaggaaaagcagccaacaagtgctcagcatgtgtgagaactccttcaagactgttgataaaagcattccaggtgaagatggttgagagaatgccaagtgtgtgcaaagctgtcaaaggcaaagggtgtcaactttgaagaatgtaaaatattttgatttgtttaacacattgttggttactacatgattccatatgtgttatttcattgttttgatgtcttcactattattctacaatgtagaaaatagtaaaatttaaggaaaacccttgaatgagaaggtgtccaaactgttgatTGGTACTGTGTGTATCCATTTAAATGCCTACGCAGCATCAGTAAATCTAATctggaaaaaaaaacattcaggCTGTTCGGTTAAAACAACTAGTCTATGTGAATGTTGTAATAAAAATTATTTAATTTTCACATTTCACTGTCCTTTTGTGAGGCGCAGCAGGGAACTAGTTCTGTACGATGGCGAGTGGTGGGATGGATAAACCCAAGAGGATTTGCCATCGATATTTAAATCTCCAGTTTGGGAAAATGTTGGTTTCCCAGTAGATAACGGTGTTGTCGCCACTGCTGAACCAGAATAGCCTATGCAGCTGCCAACACCTCAAACATGTTGACATGTTTACTTAGAAAACACCCCAGTATTCCTACCATCGGCTTCAAAAACACAACTTTGTCTCCCCTCTGCATTCAAGTAGCTTCAGCTGATTCTAAATGGGCCAAAGAAATTACCAGAGTGATAGGTATGTTTATAGCAGTGGATATGCGCTGCTTCTCGGTGGTTGAGAAGAATAAGGGGTTTCGGCACCTCTTCAAAGTGTTCCAGACACGTTTCGAACTTCGCCCTCTCGCACCCATTTTCACCAAACGCGCTTCCATATAAGCAAGCCAAAGCTGAAGTAGTCCATGTATTGGCCAATGCACCCATTTGTTGCACTTactacagatagacagagagctacTTAGCAGTGACAACACATCACACTACCCAGGAGTGGGAAATGAGAAGTACGGTGCTACAGATACGCCCCTCTTTGTTCAAAACATAACATGAGCCATGTTTACACATTGATTTTTGACTGACTGAGTGTTGAGTAATCCTGTGTTTTCAATCACGAAAATCCGAAGTGTTATTCCTGATTGTGCATTATGACTCATTAttcaacgggtgggtctaatgctgattggttaaaatcgCGTTCCAGACAGTTTCTGTTCCAGCAGTTAacactggctaaatctatgacattaaaatgccAATTTCTTTTGGTTACACCTGACTGCGCAATCCAGTCTCATCAGCCAGGAAATGTATAAACTTGATCTGCACTATTAAAAAGCACCTAGACATTATCTCAtgtttcttttagactaacatttagtttttaacagcagagatttgtTTAAATGTTGctgtctctgacatttgcaacattgtttcaacattCAAATCCGATCTCCAGCtttcccatagtaatgaacgtcaGGAAACAGGGACGATAGAGGCAGGCagtgtttctcagccagtcgaattcatgaatcagctggcatctcTTTTATAGATATAAACTTGGGGGGAAAAGAAAAGACCCCTTTTTCAGGAACATGTTTGagataaaaatccaaataacttcacagattttcattgtaaagggtttatacactgtttcccatgcttgttcattgaaccataaacaattcatggacctgcacctgtggaatggtcattaagaTACTATCAGTTTACAGACggaaggcaattaaggtcacagttatgacaattttaggacactgaagaggcttttctactgactttgaaaaaagccgaaagaaagatgcccagggtccctgctcatctgcgtgaatgtgccttagtcatgctgcaaggagacatgaggactgcagatgttgccagggcaatacattgcaatgtactgtgagacacctaagacagcgctacagggagacaggacggacagttaGGTCTGTGTCAAACACCGGCTCGAGGGCATTATAACCTTTATAaaacaggttaccaacatattcaaataatgatttacaaATTTTAATTAATGTTATTTTggtgaatttattcatactaatTTTCATTCTTCCACAACATATAGTCCCAACACAAATCTGGGGTttctacccaagccggctggtcgttcattCTATCAGTTCAGTTGCCAGAGATGCGATCCAGTCCTTCAGTCTATTTGTTCTATGGACACAACCCAGTTGTTCGCTctaaaatgttccattgccatactggctggcaacgttcttcgCCATaggtggctagctagcaagcacgGAAAAACTTAGACACATCAAAAAGTGCAACCAGAAAAACAGCTGCAGTGAGTAGCTGCATTTGAATAAACTGATTTCTAGTGACATTGATTTGGATACATtgataacaatgagctaatgaggcgcaatttcacctggcatagaaaatatGTTACAGTAATGTTTGTCATTTCATTTTCCCACTCTACCAAAACTGAACCGTGGCCCCAACACCGCAATACGTACCTAACCGTGGGTTTGGTGAACCGTTACAGCCCTAGTATGTAGATCAATGGTGGCTATGGTAACCACTATACGGCTAGATGATAAAATGTGTTAAGAGATGAAATCAATGGTGGTAGCAAGCTCATGTTAACCTGGTTACCAGTCTGTTTTGTGTTATGCCACTCCTCGTCATCGCAAACATGGCAGGATGGCATGAAATGCTGGGTTCTTTGAGAAGTTGTAGAAAAATATGGTTGGTTGACAGACTGAAACCACGTCAGTTGGATTGTTTTTAAGGTGTCTGATTTTTATTTTTGATTCATGCTTTAAAGActtgaattataatttttttcCTTCCTTGAAAGGACATTCTGGTGACCTGTCAGGTCTAGGAAAACTCACAAACAGAACAGTTAAGGTCTCAGTGATGACCCTGCTCCTTCCTCCATCTTCTCTTTCATCTCAGTGGAGTCGAAGCGAAGGAGGACAtctcaggaggagagagaggaggagacggcgaggaggaagatgaagatgGAACCCCTCTTTTATAAAGACTACAGCATCCCTCCCTTCAACCCTGACAGCCCTGTCGGTAAGACCCAAATTATGCTGCGTTTGACAATTCACTAATTGTTGaaattgtcggaactagaagcacaagcatttcgctacactcgcattaacatctgctaaccat carries:
- the LOC110534587 gene encoding neurofilament heavy polypeptide isoform X2, with amino-acid sequence MSEKPHRPSSSKPGAKPAAGKETALGQDSELQSSNAPQKKPNPTQQKKNPPGSYLLYLSGLPVDAKYQEVVSLVQSFGKVTNVLIIRNEEGDENQGQPQYSKATVCMQKEQDAKALAECLTLTIREHPISVSDQNGEEELTSSIPVIIKGEVIGAPKTPAAPNEANLTVKVPEASVGQKNSNEIHREQVKPQRKRKRGCRAGQLERLKRLQRENKRGMVKITGLPESGCSEIDIAKLAQPFGTPVKILLITKPSEALVTMQDVETAQEMVKVYTDMPVCINDSVLNMSLLPNLLVDFNRPVALFHSLMGPRNPVSKAEVGGDDDWNRLLVVSNIPATPSGPTEIQKLVQRFGTVQQTLALKDKIIFEMGTADMAKSVFNRFQKFPCIVQNNKLAFSWKPDPKTDLPKVDISSAGSTASTDGNDSQTAETTMPPGGQEDSLSQSGLKVESGTGVDTKVEGQEVQPGNEGINVEKGVQATKSPALGGKDQEKEPDASSLQPAGVNQREPGGQGGEVVTEKVVDVSTTESEEPVSSDATSAPQAAKPETEKIYVSSSTTATPAPKVMAAIIEALRQESRNRSSTRITTDQAAAENPPGKQPKDKETPDVQAAPALPRVTPEILKVLLEECRVRSTSRAGAEQARKEQAQAPPAGQKPSTGNRRDHSGDREPGREQATKRKTREEEREERERERARRERRLKTQEEEKEKGRWEREKRRSYRERSSGSPGSRSSMRYEGNRHSGKSGARSESRRGNGEEKQQEEDELSEKHVPFDMEDFVTVDEVGEAAAVPRPLSETTTDVTEVTEVTVNDPVTTASEAEQQAPADTTSMELEGEPGTGTGGREEALDKREQKEEGLSPATTEGPVKTAEGPGDVTEETFPDCQDDVKEPVVTVPKTSCDEVTEESTTTDAPDAAGEEERDGRVEGLNMGTFLTVDEVGQVEEDGEKVESKRRRTSQEEREEETARRKMKMEPLFYKDYSIPPFNPDSPVGMEFLVPKSGFFCKVCSKFYSGTDEAEKNHCKTLKHHQNLVKSLEKWRVKKD
- the LOC110534587 gene encoding neurofilament heavy polypeptide isoform X1, translated to MSEKPHRPSSSKPGAKPAAGKETALGQDSELQSSNAPQKKPNPTQQKKNPPGSYLLYLSGLPVDAKYQEVVSLVQSFGKVTNVLIIRNEEGDENQGQPQYSKATVCMQKEQDAKALAECLTLTIREHPISVSDQNGEEELTSSIPVIIKGEVIGAPKTPAAPNEANLTVKVPEASVGQKNSNEIHREQVKPQRKRKRGCRAGQLERLKRLQRENKRGMVKITGLPESGCSEIDIAKLAQPFGTPVKILLITKPSEALVTMQDVETAQEMVKVYTDMPVCINDSVLNMSLLPNLLVDFNRPVALFHSLMGPRNPVSKAEVGGDDDWNRLLVVSNIPATPSGPTEIQKLVQRFGTVQQTLALKDKIIFEMGTADMAKSVFNRFQKFPCIVQNNKLAFSWKPDPKTDLPKVDISSAGSTASTDGNDSQTAETTMPPGGQEDSLSQSGLKVESGTGVDTKVEGQEVQPGNEGINVEKGVQATKSPALGGKDQEKEPDASSLQPAGVNQREPGGQGGEVVTEKVVDVSTTESEEPVSSDATSAPQAAKPETEKIYVSSSTTATPAPKVMAAIIEALRQESRNRSSTRITTDQAAAENPPGKQPKDKETPDVQAAPALPRVTPEILKVLLEECRVRSTSRAGAEQARKEQAQAPPAGQKPSTGNRRDHSGDREPGREQATKRKTREEEREERERERARRERRLKTQEEEKEKGRWEREKRRSYRERSSGSPGSRSSMRYEGNRHSGKSGARSESRRGNGEEKQQEEDELSEKHVPFDMEDFVTVDEVGEAAAVPRPLSETTTDVTEVTEVTVNDPVTTASEAEQQAPADTTSMELEGEPGTGTGGREEALDKREQKEEGLSPATTEGPVKTAEGPGDVTEETFPDCQDDVKEPVVTVPKTSCDEVTEESTTTDAPDAAGEEERDGRVEGLNMGTFLTVDEVGQVEEDGEKRSAENVESKRRRTSQEEREEETARRKMKMEPLFYKDYSIPPFNPDSPVGMEFLVPKSGFFCKVCSKFYSGTDEAEKNHCKTLKHHQNLVKSLEKWRVKKD
- the LOC110534587 gene encoding RNA-binding protein 20 isoform X3, with protein sequence MSEKPHRPSSSKPGAKPAAGKETALGQDSELQSSNAPQKKPNPTQQKKNPPGSYLLYLSGLPVDAKYQEVVSLVQSFGKVTNVLIIRNEEGDENQGQPQYSKATVCMQKEQDAKALAECLTLTIREHPISVSDQNGEEELTSSIPVIIKGEVIGAPKTPAAPNEANLTVKVPEASVGQKNSNERGMVKITGLPESGCSEIDIAKLAQPFGTPVKILLITKPSEALVTMQDVETAQEMVKVYTDMPVCINDSVLNMSLLPNLLVDFNRPVALFHSLMGPRNPVSKAEVGGDDDWNRLLVVSNIPATPSGPTEIQKLVQRFGTVQQTLALKDKIIFEMGTADMAKSVFNRFQKFPCIVQNNKLAFSWKPDPKTDLPKVDISSAGSTASTDGNDSQTAETTMPPGGQEDSLSQSGLKVESGTGVDTKVEGQEVQPGNEGINVEKGVQATKSPALGGKDQEKEPDASSLQPAGVNQREPGGQGGEVVTEKVVDVSTTESEEPVSSDATSAPQAAKPETEKIYVSSSTTATPAPKVMAAIIEALRQESRNRSSTRITTDQAAAENPPGKQPKDKETPDVQAAPALPRVTPEILKVLLEECRVRSTSRAGAEQARKEQAQAPPAGQKPSTGNRRDHSGDREPGREQATKRKTREEEREERERERARRERRLKTQEEEKEKGRWEREKRRSYRERSSGSPGSRSSMRYEGNRHSGKSGARSESRRGNGEEKQQEEDELSEKHVPFDMEDFVTVDEVGEAAAVPRPLSETTTDVTEVTEVTVNDPVTTASEAEQQAPADTTSMELEGEPGTGTGGREEALDKREQKEEGLSPATTEGPVKTAEGPGDVTEETFPDCQDDVKEPVVTVPKTSCDEVTEESTTTDAPDAAGEEERDGRVEGLNMGTFLTVDEVGQVEEDGEKRSAENVESKRRRTSQEEREEETARRKMKMEPLFYKDYSIPPFNPDSPVGMEFLVPKSGFFCKVCSKFYSGTDEAEKNHCKTLKHHQNLVKSLEKWRVKKD